In one Mycobacterium heckeshornense genomic region, the following are encoded:
- the arsM gene encoding arsenite methyltransferase, giving the protein MATGDRRREQVRARYAEAAAAVTSSRADLQLVSAAGCCRAVDVDGGFGAGLYSPGEQSELPTEAVAASLGCGNPTAVAGLRPGERVLDLGSGGGIDVLLSARRVGPAGYVYGIDMTDEMLTLAEANKAKAGASNVEFRKGTIEDVPLPDASVDVVISNCVINLSVDKAAALAEMFRVLVPGGRIGIFDVVAEDHLGAADRAQRGSYVGCIAGALSRQEYLDGLTAAGFTEASVTFTHPVADGMHAAIVHAGKPAR; this is encoded by the coding sequence GTGGCTACCGGAGACAGGCGGCGTGAACAAGTTCGGGCCCGCTATGCCGAAGCTGCCGCCGCAGTGACTTCGAGTCGCGCCGACCTGCAGCTCGTCAGCGCGGCCGGCTGCTGCAGGGCAGTCGATGTCGACGGGGGTTTCGGCGCCGGCCTATACAGCCCCGGCGAGCAATCCGAGTTGCCGACCGAGGCCGTTGCGGCCAGCCTGGGTTGCGGCAACCCGACCGCGGTGGCCGGGTTGCGCCCAGGCGAACGCGTGCTCGACCTGGGTTCGGGCGGCGGCATCGACGTGCTGCTCTCCGCACGGCGCGTCGGCCCGGCCGGGTACGTCTACGGCATAGACATGACCGATGAGATGCTTACGCTAGCCGAGGCGAACAAAGCCAAAGCCGGTGCCTCCAACGTCGAATTTCGCAAGGGCACCATCGAAGACGTCCCGCTGCCGGACGCTTCTGTCGATGTGGTCATCTCGAACTGTGTGATCAACCTGTCGGTCGACAAGGCCGCTGCGCTCGCCGAGATGTTTCGCGTGCTGGTTCCCGGCGGGCGGATCGGGATCTTCGATGTGGTCGCAGAAGATCATTTGGGCGCCGCCGACCGGGCCCAACGCGGCTCTTATGTCGGCTGCATCGCCGGCGCGCTGTCCAGGCAGGAATACCTCGACGGCTTGACGGCAGCTGGATTCACTGAAGCATCGGTCACTTTCACTCATCCGGTCGCTGATGGGATGCACGCTGCTATCGTCCACGCCGGCAAACCCGCCAGGTAG
- a CDS encoding ArsR/SmtB family transcription factor: protein MATDFAGCGEPITGAVLTAAAAERLAGVLKALAEPTRLRLVSLIAAHDEAEACVCDLTDPVGLSQPTVSHHLKVLVDAGVIEREQRGKWAYYRLVPGVLDALASVLATASRR, encoded by the coding sequence ATGGCCACCGATTTTGCGGGGTGCGGCGAGCCGATCACCGGTGCTGTGCTGACCGCCGCGGCCGCGGAGCGGCTGGCTGGGGTACTCAAGGCGCTGGCCGAACCGACCCGGCTGCGGCTGGTGTCGCTGATCGCGGCGCACGACGAGGCCGAGGCCTGCGTGTGCGATCTGACCGATCCCGTGGGACTGTCGCAACCGACGGTGTCGCATCACCTGAAGGTTCTCGTCGACGCTGGGGTGATCGAACGTGAGCAACGCGGCAAGTGGGCGTATTACCGGCTGGTTCCGGGCGTCCTGGATGCGCTGGCCAGCGTGCTGGCCACTGCCAGCCGCCGCTGA
- a CDS encoding heavy metal-responsive transcriptional regulator, with protein sequence MKTSEVAAQARVNTQTLRYYERRGLLPEPERTQSGYRVYRPDAVRVVRFVKRAQQLGFSLADIEELLHLADGGPDACEDAQAMASGRIAELQHRIDELTAMRDALAQLVDSCRQPRVKRNCPLLHAIESAAGTSTGNQESQ encoded by the coding sequence GTGAAAACCAGCGAGGTTGCCGCGCAAGCTCGGGTCAACACCCAAACCCTGCGGTATTACGAGCGGCGGGGTTTGTTACCCGAACCCGAACGAACCCAATCCGGCTATCGGGTCTATCGCCCCGACGCGGTGCGGGTGGTGCGGTTCGTCAAGCGGGCACAACAACTCGGCTTCAGCCTCGCCGACATCGAGGAGCTCTTACACCTCGCCGACGGTGGACCAGATGCCTGCGAGGACGCACAGGCGATGGCTTCCGGTCGCATCGCTGAGTTGCAGCACCGCATTGACGAATTGACCGCAATGCGCGATGCGCTGGCACAGCTGGTCGATAGCTGTCGTCAACCGCGGGTGAAGCGCAATTGCCCGCTTCTGCACGCCATCGAATCAGCAGCCGGCACAAGCACCGGCAATCAGGAGTCGCAATGA
- a CDS encoding D-alanyl-D-alanine carboxypeptidase: MKHLLTKQKGNQPPLRRGELRAKGKVQAKTGTVAVADPATGRALVNVQSLAGYITTDKGRRLVFDLSMSGAVYPDVLTGLREANDDVGMVAAALQQSLSQ; encoded by the coding sequence CTGAAACACCTGCTCACAAAGCAGAAAGGAAATCAGCCCCCTCTCAGAAGGGGGGAACTTCGGGCTAAAGGCAAGGTGCAGGCCAAGACTGGAACCGTAGCGGTGGCCGACCCCGCGACCGGCCGCGCCCTGGTCAACGTGCAGAGCCTGGCGGGCTATATCACTACAGACAAGGGCCGTCGCCTGGTTTTCGACCTGTCGATGAGTGGCGCCGTCTACCCGGACGTGCTGACTGGCCTGCGGGAGGCCAACGACGATGTCGGAATGGTGGCGGCGGCGCTGCAGCAGTCGTTATCTCAATGA
- a CDS encoding IS1634 family transposase, translating into MYVTRVPNRGSPPAVLLRESYRENGKVKTRTLANLSRWPEHKVDKLQRALKGLPGTGDLAGAFDITRSLPHGHVAAVLGTAAKLGMAELIDPAPSRNRDLVCAMLAASVIEPGSKLAMARGLRIETATSTLGAVLGVAGADEDDLYDAMDWVVERQDAIENSLAARHLANGTLVLYDVSSAAFEGHTCPLGKIGHARDGVKGRLQIVYGLLCSPAGVPIAIEVFDGNTADPKTLGAQITKLKTRFGLTTIALVGDRGMLTSARIRDELHPAQLDWISALRAPQIKALVDDGALQLSLFDEQNLFEITHPDYPGERLVCCHNPALADERARKRGELLAATEHELQTIAEATRRAKRPLRGRDKIALRVGKVRNKFKMAKHFDLQITDEAFSFSRNQDAIAAEAALDGIYVLRTSLPDQTLQRDEVVLRYKDLADVERFFRTLNTELDVRPIRHRLADRVRAHMLLRMLSYYISWHMKQALAPILFQDNDKPAAAAKRADPVAPAQRSDQALAKAARKRTENDYPVHSFTSLLADLATICANHIQPTDDLPAFTKITNPTPLQRRAFELLGVSHRHGLA; encoded by the coding sequence ATGTACGTGACGCGGGTGCCCAACCGTGGATCACCGCCGGCGGTGCTGTTGCGCGAAAGTTACCGCGAGAACGGCAAGGTGAAAACCCGCACGCTGGCCAACCTGTCGCGCTGGCCCGAGCACAAGGTGGACAAACTGCAGCGCGCGCTCAAGGGCCTGCCGGGGACGGGCGATCTGGCCGGGGCGTTTGACATCACCCGCAGCCTGCCGCACGGGCATGTGGCCGCGGTGTTGGGCACCGCCGCCAAGCTGGGCATGGCCGAGCTGATCGACCCCGCCCCGTCGCGTAACCGGGACTTGGTGTGCGCCATGCTGGCCGCGTCGGTGATCGAGCCGGGCTCCAAGCTGGCGATGGCGCGCGGGCTGCGCATCGAGACCGCCACCAGCACCCTGGGTGCGGTGCTGGGCGTGGCGGGTGCCGATGAGGATGACCTGTATGACGCGATGGACTGGGTGGTCGAGCGCCAGGATGCCATCGAAAACTCGTTGGCCGCACGGCATCTGGCCAACGGAACCCTGGTGCTCTATGACGTGTCCTCGGCGGCGTTCGAGGGCCACACCTGCCCGTTAGGGAAAATCGGGCATGCCCGCGACGGGGTCAAAGGCCGGTTGCAGATCGTCTACGGGCTGCTGTGCTCACCAGCCGGGGTGCCGATCGCCATTGAGGTGTTCGACGGCAACACCGCCGACCCGAAAACCCTGGGCGCCCAGATCACCAAGCTCAAGACCCGGTTCGGGCTGACCACCATCGCCCTGGTGGGGGATCGGGGCATGCTCACCAGCGCGCGCATCCGCGACGAGCTGCACCCGGCGCAGTTGGATTGGATCAGCGCGCTGCGCGCCCCGCAGATCAAGGCATTGGTCGACGACGGGGCGCTGCAGCTGTCGCTGTTCGACGAGCAGAACCTGTTCGAGATCACCCACCCCGACTACCCCGGCGAGCGGCTGGTGTGCTGCCACAACCCCGCCCTGGCTGATGAGCGTGCCCGCAAACGCGGCGAGCTGCTGGCGGCCACCGAACACGAACTACAGACCATCGCCGAGGCCACCCGCCGCGCCAAACGACCACTACGCGGGCGGGACAAGATCGCGCTGCGGGTGGGCAAGGTGCGCAACAAGTTCAAGATGGCCAAGCATTTTGACCTGCAAATCACCGACGAAGCGTTCAGTTTCTCCCGCAACCAGGACGCCATCGCCGCCGAGGCCGCCCTCGACGGCATCTACGTGCTCCGCACCAGCCTGCCCGACCAGACACTGCAGCGCGACGAGGTCGTGCTGCGCTACAAGGACCTCGCCGACGTCGAACGGTTCTTCCGCACCCTCAACACCGAACTGGACGTGCGACCCATCCGGCACCGCCTCGCCGATCGGGTGCGCGCGCACATGCTCCTACGGATGCTGTCCTACTACATCAGCTGGCACATGAAACAAGCCCTCGCACCAATCCTTTTCCAGGACAACGACAAACCCGCCGCCGCCGCCAAACGTGCCGACCCCGTCGCTCCCGCCCAACGCTCCGATCAAGCGCTGGCCAAGGCAGCGCGCAAACGCACCGAAAACGACTACCCGGTGCACAGCTTCACCAGCCTGCTCGCCGACCTGGCCACCATCTGCGCCAACCACATCCAGCCCACCGACGACCTGCCGGCATTCACCAAGATCACCAACCCCACCCCACTACAGCGGCGAGCCTTCGAACTACTCGGCGTCTCACACCGCCACGGACTCGCGTAG
- a CDS encoding D-alanyl-D-alanine carboxypeptidase — MAKPAYANARWLYYVADRDSGEVLLSQRPDEMVLTGSTAKEFTIGTLYDTMGPSTRLTTPVYATAPVVDGVLHGDAILVASGDLALGGRGAMHDRVDDAFDATSIDHVYADIAPNARKVNDDPLAGLDDLARQIATKGVKTIDGDVIVDTRIWRSAQGHDGAVPPIFVNDNLLDIEVSPGAVGQPATVRTSPPTAAFTVQSRVSTVKPGNQSSIEVTTDPANPHNIVVSGLIPQGKSQLTIYRVADADTWARTLFVEALGRAGITVRAPVIGPNNQHWLPAPNSYSARRRLAALRSPPLRAFGSMILRTSYNTGANAMLCLLATKSGSTDCTDGLRTIRTTVDKAGLPSDAVVLTDGEGAYPASSTPRQMTNWVKWAAGQPWGPAFVAAQPVLGETGTIAPVGGNSPAKPKFPLVWSGLVG; from the coding sequence ATGGCGAAACCGGCATATGCGAACGCGCGGTGGCTCTACTACGTCGCCGATCGCGACTCGGGTGAAGTCCTGCTGAGCCAGCGGCCCGACGAGATGGTGCTCACCGGTTCGACCGCAAAGGAATTCACGATCGGCACGCTGTACGACACGATGGGGCCCAGCACCCGGCTGACCACACCGGTGTATGCCACCGCGCCGGTAGTAGACGGCGTGCTGCACGGCGACGCCATCCTGGTCGCGTCCGGTGATCTCGCCTTGGGAGGTCGGGGCGCGATGCACGACCGCGTCGACGACGCGTTCGACGCCACCAGTATCGATCACGTCTACGCCGATATCGCTCCCAACGCCCGCAAGGTCAACGACGATCCACTGGCCGGGCTCGACGACCTGGCCCGCCAAATTGCGACGAAAGGTGTGAAAACCATCGACGGCGACGTCATCGTGGACACCCGGATCTGGCGGTCAGCGCAGGGACACGACGGCGCGGTTCCGCCAATCTTCGTCAACGACAACCTGCTCGACATCGAGGTGTCGCCGGGTGCTGTCGGACAGCCGGCCACCGTCCGAACTTCGCCGCCCACAGCGGCGTTCACCGTGCAGTCGAGGGTGTCGACGGTCAAGCCCGGTAATCAGTCGAGCATCGAAGTGACCACGGACCCGGCCAACCCGCACAACATCGTGGTCAGCGGGCTGATCCCGCAAGGCAAGTCGCAGCTCACGATCTACCGGGTAGCTGATGCCGACACCTGGGCTCGCACTTTATTTGTTGAAGCGCTAGGCCGCGCAGGAATTACAGTGCGCGCTCCGGTAATCGGCCCGAATAACCAGCACTGGCTGCCGGCACCCAATAGTTATTCTGCTCGTCGCCGATTGGCAGCACTGCGATCTCCGCCGCTGCGGGCGTTCGGCTCGATGATCTTGCGAACCAGCTACAACACCGGAGCCAACGCGATGCTGTGCCTGCTGGCAACCAAATCCGGATCGACCGATTGCACCGACGGATTGCGAACCATCCGGACCACCGTGGACAAGGCCGGGTTGCCCTCGGACGCCGTCGTACTGACCGACGGGGAGGGCGCCTACCCGGCATCCTCGACCCCTCGGCAGATGACCAACTGGGTCAAGTGGGCGGCCGGCCAGCCGTGGGGGCCGGCATTCGTCGCCGCACAGCCGGTGTTGGGTGAAACGGGCACAATAGCACCGGTCGGCGGCAACAGTCCGGCTAAACCGAAGTTCCCCCTGGTGTGGAGCGGTTTAGTGGGTTGA
- a CDS encoding DUF4189 domain-containing protein — translation MTLTSLSTRTAIAVSGAAAVSVLTAAVAPAAYAQEEWGAIAVSPDGKSIGVATNKPNEYQANMAASSDCQENNPVCNVLITFKYPDCGAVVQNGNQYFGDSGATQQEAEQNATRQSPGSTVLRSACNNPPAGATSTPTTTSSTPTTATSTPTTTSSTPEGE, via the coding sequence ATGACATTGACCAGTCTTAGCACCCGCACTGCGATCGCCGTGTCCGGTGCCGCGGCAGTATCGGTGCTGACCGCCGCCGTTGCCCCTGCCGCCTACGCCCAGGAGGAATGGGGCGCAATTGCCGTCTCGCCGGACGGCAAGTCCATTGGTGTAGCGACGAATAAACCGAATGAGTACCAGGCTAACATGGCTGCGAGCTCAGACTGCCAGGAAAATAACCCCGTCTGCAACGTGCTGATCACCTTCAAGTACCCCGACTGCGGCGCGGTCGTCCAAAACGGGAACCAGTATTTCGGAGACAGCGGCGCCACGCAGCAGGAGGCCGAACAAAACGCAACGCGCCAGAGTCCGGGCAGCACAGTGCTGCGCTCGGCATGCAACAACCCGCCCGCCGGCGCAACTAGCACCCCTACCACCACAAGCAGCACCCCGACAACGGCAACAAGTACGCCGACAACTACCAGTAGCACCCCGGAAGGCGAGTGA
- a CDS encoding zinc-binding dehydrogenase — MRAAVLREGRVVYRDDVPEPVPGPGQVLVAVRSCGICGSDLHFAAHRDEMLALSEQMGASVGADRNRDVIMGHEFSAEVIEAGPDTDTHPPGTLVTSTPVLLSAEGIVPIGFTDRTIGGYAERMLLSAPLLLAVPNGLDPRHAALTEPMAVGLHAVNKSTIQRDETALVLGCGPIGIAIIAALRVRGVETIVASDFSIKRRELAATMGAHQTLDPAQGSPFDTVRPKVVFEAVGVPGIIDDVMRRTPAGSRIVVAGVCMQPDTVHPFFAIAKEINIQFVLAYNPNEFAESLCAIAEGQIDVAPVITGEVGLEGVGAAFNDLTDPERHCKILVTP, encoded by the coding sequence ATGCGCGCCGCGGTTCTACGCGAGGGGCGCGTGGTCTACCGCGACGACGTGCCCGAACCGGTACCTGGGCCGGGCCAGGTGCTGGTCGCAGTGCGCTCGTGTGGAATCTGCGGCTCAGACCTGCATTTCGCCGCCCACCGCGACGAGATGCTGGCTTTGAGCGAACAAATGGGTGCCAGCGTGGGCGCTGACCGCAATCGCGACGTCATCATGGGCCACGAATTCAGTGCGGAGGTGATCGAAGCCGGTCCTGACACCGACACTCATCCACCGGGAACACTGGTCACCTCGACGCCGGTGCTGCTTTCGGCCGAGGGCATCGTACCGATCGGCTTCACCGACAGAACAATCGGCGGCTACGCCGAACGGATGCTGCTTTCGGCACCGCTGCTGTTGGCGGTGCCCAACGGATTGGATCCCAGGCATGCGGCGCTGACCGAGCCCATGGCGGTCGGGCTGCATGCGGTCAACAAATCCACGATCCAGCGAGACGAGACGGCACTGGTGCTCGGCTGCGGTCCGATCGGCATCGCGATCATTGCGGCTCTGCGGGTTCGTGGCGTGGAGACAATTGTGGCGTCGGACTTTTCAATTAAGCGCCGAGAACTCGCTGCCACGATGGGCGCCCATCAGACGCTCGACCCTGCGCAGGGCTCGCCGTTCGACACGGTCAGGCCCAAGGTGGTGTTCGAGGCTGTGGGGGTACCCGGCATCATCGACGACGTCATGCGGCGGACACCGGCGGGCAGCCGCATCGTGGTCGCCGGGGTCTGCATGCAGCCCGACACCGTGCACCCATTCTTCGCCATCGCCAAAGAGATCAACATCCAGTTCGTACTTGCCTACAACCCAAATGAATTTGCAGAATCGCTATGCGCAATCGCCGAAGGTCAAATCGATGTCGCCCCGGTCATCACCGGGGAGGTCGGTCTCGAGGGCGTCGGAGCGGCATTCAACGACCTGACCGACCCCGAACGGCACTGCAAGATTCTGGTCACGCCATGA
- a CDS encoding LLM class flavin-dependent oxidoreductase: protein MNQPLRFGVFITPFHPTGQSPTVALEYDMERVVALDRLGFDEAWFGEHHSGGYELISCPEVFIAAAAERTKHIRLGTGVVSLPYHHPLMVADRWVLLDHLTRGRVMFGTGPGALPSDAYMMGIDPVEQRRMMQESLEAILALFRAEPGERINRHSDWFTLRDAQLHIRPYSWPYPEIATAAMISPSGPRLAGQLGTSLLSLSMSVPGGYAALENAWEVVCDQAGKAGRDEPDRAGWRVLGIMHLADSRDQAIDDCTYGLQDFAKYFGAAGFVPLANLVEGAQSPREFVEDYAAKGNCCIGTPEDAIAYIQDLLDRSGGFGTFLMLGHDWAAPEATYRSYELFARKVIPHFKGQLAAPRASHEWARGMRDQLLGRAGEAVVKAISEHTDELKLESEQN from the coding sequence ATGAACCAGCCATTGCGCTTCGGCGTCTTCATCACCCCGTTTCACCCGACCGGCCAATCACCCACGGTGGCACTGGAATACGACATGGAACGCGTTGTCGCACTCGACCGTCTGGGGTTCGACGAAGCATGGTTCGGCGAACACCACTCCGGCGGCTACGAACTGATCAGCTGTCCCGAAGTGTTCATCGCGGCTGCAGCCGAGCGGACCAAACACATCCGGCTAGGCACCGGAGTGGTGTCGCTGCCCTACCACCATCCGTTGATGGTGGCCGACCGCTGGGTGCTGCTGGATCATTTGACCCGCGGCCGGGTGATGTTCGGCACCGGTCCCGGAGCGTTGCCCTCGGACGCCTACATGATGGGCATCGACCCGGTCGAGCAGCGCCGGATGATGCAGGAGTCTCTCGAGGCGATTCTGGCCCTGTTTCGCGCCGAGCCCGGCGAGCGCATCAACCGTCACAGCGACTGGTTCACGCTGCGCGACGCGCAGCTGCACATCCGCCCCTACTCGTGGCCTTATCCAGAAATCGCCACTGCTGCAATGATTTCCCCGTCCGGACCACGGCTGGCCGGCCAGCTGGGAACGTCGCTGCTGTCGCTGTCGATGTCGGTGCCCGGGGGCTACGCGGCGCTGGAAAACGCCTGGGAGGTGGTCTGCGACCAGGCCGGCAAAGCCGGACGCGACGAACCGGACCGCGCGGGCTGGCGGGTGCTGGGAATCATGCATCTTGCTGACAGCCGCGACCAGGCGATAGACGACTGTACCTATGGCCTGCAAGACTTCGCCAAGTACTTCGGGGCCGCCGGGTTCGTGCCGCTGGCCAACCTTGTCGAGGGCGCCCAGTCCCCGCGAGAGTTTGTCGAAGACTATGCAGCCAAAGGTAATTGTTGCATCGGCACACCGGAGGACGCGATCGCCTATATTCAAGATCTGCTCGACCGGTCCGGCGGTTTTGGAACTTTCTTGATGCTGGGCCACGATTGGGCCGCACCGGAAGCGACCTACCGCAGCTACGAATTGTTTGCCCGCAAGGTGATTCCCCACTTCAAAGGCCAACTGGCCGCGCCACGGGCGTCTCATGAGTGGGCCCGCGGGATGCGGGACCAGCTGCTGGGACGCGCCGGTGAGGCGGTGGTCAAAGCCATCAGCGAGCACACCGACGAGCTCAAGCTGGAAAGCGAGCAGAACTGA
- a CDS encoding alpha/beta fold hydrolase: MHASTERLVDTNGVRLRVVEAGDRGAPVVVLAHGFPELAYSWRHQIPALAEAGYHVLAPDQRGYGGSSRPEAVEAYDIRELTTDIVGLLDDAGAERAVFVGHDWGAPVAWGSAQLHPDRVAAVVGLSVPPVPRAQVPPTQALRKLFGEKFFYMLYFQKPGVADAELGADPAKTIRRMMGGLPGGSDPAAALRMARPGPEGFVDRLPEPDGLPDWISADDLDHYIAEFTRTGFTGGLNWYRNLDRNWEIMAHAVSPTIRVPALFIAGADDPVLSFMRRDRATEVVTGPYREVVIDGAGHWLQQERPGEVNATLLAFLNGLELR; this comes from the coding sequence GTGCACGCATCGACCGAGCGGTTAGTTGATACCAACGGCGTACGGCTGCGAGTGGTCGAGGCCGGGGACCGTGGCGCGCCGGTGGTGGTGCTGGCGCACGGTTTCCCGGAGCTGGCCTACTCGTGGCGACACCAGATTCCAGCGCTCGCGGAGGCCGGCTATCACGTGCTGGCCCCCGACCAGCGCGGCTACGGCGGGTCGTCTCGTCCAGAAGCCGTCGAGGCCTATGACATTCGGGAGCTGACCACCGACATCGTCGGTCTGCTCGACGACGCCGGCGCCGAGCGGGCAGTTTTCGTCGGTCACGACTGGGGCGCCCCGGTGGCATGGGGTTCGGCGCAGCTGCACCCTGATCGCGTCGCGGCGGTGGTCGGGTTGAGCGTGCCGCCGGTGCCGCGTGCCCAGGTGCCGCCCACCCAGGCGCTCCGCAAGCTGTTCGGTGAGAAGTTCTTCTACATGCTGTATTTCCAAAAGCCGGGAGTCGCCGACGCCGAACTGGGCGCCGACCCGGCCAAGACGATCCGGCGGATGATGGGCGGCCTGCCCGGCGGCAGCGACCCGGCCGCCGCGCTGCGGATGGCCCGGCCGGGGCCGGAGGGCTTCGTCGACCGGTTGCCCGAGCCCGACGGCCTCCCCGACTGGATCAGCGCCGACGACCTCGACCACTACATCGCCGAGTTCACCCGAACCGGGTTCACCGGTGGGCTGAACTGGTACCGCAACCTCGACCGGAACTGGGAGATCATGGCGCATGCTGTGAGTCCCACCATCAGGGTGCCCGCGCTGTTCATCGCCGGCGCGGACGACCCGGTACTGAGCTTCATGCGCCGCGACCGCGCCACCGAGGTCGTGACCGGACCGTACCGCGAAGTGGTGATCGACGGCGCCGGGCACTGGCTGCAACAGGAGCGCCCCGGTGAGGTCAACGCCACTTTGTTGGCCTTCCTGAACGGATTGGAGTTGCGATGA